The region CaaggatttaaaataaaattacacaaaGACATCAACATTTAAGTATTTTCCACTTCATATTTGAtacacaaattcaaattttgtacaAGGATAACGAAGAAGCAACTTCAGCAGCTATGCATTATATTTCAGCACGGGATTTCACCATCAAActggtaagaaaaaaaaaagaaagccATCAGCATTTTGCACAGAGTTCGAGTTCACATTTTTGGTCTTGAAAGACAATGAAATCATTGATATCAACCCTTctactaataattttaaaagttctacaataaaaatgtaattttaaaagacACACAAGTGTTATAACAACCAAAatgcagagaaaaaaaaaatctcttcaCATCCAATATGGAAAACATCAGTGGCAGAGAAGCCACTACATAACCCAAATCCTTCTATCAAAcagataaaatatatacaaatccTTAATGCACACTCTACAGCAACgaaaatataatttgacaagaaaaaatgataataccTTTTATCATTTTAACAAGCCTCTAGCTATCATTTCTCGTAGAAATTTCTCTGCCTTTTCGTTCTCACCATTTTCAAAAAGACTTAGGATgactatttcaaaagttatgGCACCAGGCATGCAACCGTTGTCTTCCATTCTGGACCACAAGATCAATACCTTATCGAGCAAACCCTTTTTGCACAGACAATTGATCATGATATTATAAGTGCAGAAGTTCAATTGGTAGTCTTTaatcaaaagaatttgaaaaaccTTTCGTGCATTCTTGAGTAGTCCATCTTTACACATTCCATCAATAAGTACTTTGTAAGTATATTTGCTCGATTGAATATCCTTCTCTATCATTTTCATGAATAATTCATTTGTCTTATCTGGATGGATCTGGCATAAAGCCTGTAACAAGGAATTGAAAGTGATTATGTTTGCTTGTTGACCACTCTCATGCATCTCTTCAATAAAATCCCAAACATAAGAGATTCTCCCAGATTTACATAAACCATCAATAAGAGAATTGTAAGTCACTATATCAGGAACCACATTTCtccaatacatttttttaaagagattgATGGCCTCATCCATCATCTTACTCTTACACAATCcattaatcataatattatagCTGTAGACATCAGGAGTTACTTCCATTTGGGTCATAACATCGAACACATGTTCCATACCATTCACCTCGTTAATTAAGCAATACCCATCCATTAAAGAGTTGAAGGTAATGATATTCGGTTTGACACAAGCTCTTATGATCACACCTAACACAATTTCTGCTTCTTTCACCCTTCCTTCTTTACATAACCCATCAATCAGTGTATTATAGGTATAAATATCTGGTCTGATATTATTTGATATCATTTCATTTACAAAACCAATTGCTTCTTGTAACTTACCCACAATACAAGAGCCATGAAGTAGGACATTGTAGGTTACTATACCAGGAGAAATTCCCTTGTCAACCATTTCGGAATACAAATCATATGCCTTATTTGCAAGTTCATCTTTAAGCAGAGAGTCAATAATTGTGTTGTACATTACCACATCGGGTCTGGTTGATCTACCTTCAATTATTCTAAGTAACTTTATGGCAGCTTTGGTTTCTCCTATTTTGCACAATCCATTCACCAAAGTTCCATAAGTAATCTGATCGAGCGAAAATCCTTGTGTTTTCACTTTGTCATGAAAGGTGAGTGCTTGCTTGACCTCACCCTTAAGACAGAGACCTCTCATGAGCGTAGTTAAGGTTATGGTATCTGGCTGATAACCCATCTTGAGGATCTTGCCAAAAACAGAGAAAGCGAAGTTCATATGCGCTAAGTGACAGAAACAATTGAGGAGGATATTGAGAGTAAAAAAGTCATGATGAATGCCCTTGAACTCCATTttcttaaaaaggaaaatagcaGTAGTATAGTGCTTCATTCTCACAAGGAATCCCAACATCTTAGTAAATTCGATGATGGGAGGAACAGTACGCATATGAAGCATTTTATTGAAGTGAGAAACAGCGTCGTAAACATTATCATGGTCAAGTAATGAAGTCTGAGATTgagaatggaagaaagagaaagaagaagggTTGGGAAGAAAATGGGAAAACTTGAGAATGGGATAAGAAAGACGAAACCCTAACCTTGTTCTTGACAAAGACATTGTGAGGTTCACTGAGAACATTGCCTCCTCCTCCAACAAGTCCCCGAGTAATTTAGCTCCTTCAGAGATATGTTACATTTGTCTTTGCACAgtctaaaaatgaattttataattataaaatctggaaatacattttatattacaaatttgaaaatgtatttttatgttatattataaattattgtaataatttttagaattttacatattaatatgtatattttttaatttaaattttaattattatttaagatatttaaacTTCAATTAACTTCAGTGGAGcaaatttcaataattatcGCTAAAAGAATAagatatgttaatttttatatatattaaaaaataaaatatttattaaaagactTAATATGATGTTAATCCCTTACgagaaattgaattttgttcctattttattataaaatttgaataatttttattcttagaCTTTAACGTAATCATCGTAACTAAACTACATTAAAAATTTGCTGAAGTGTAACCAGcattatttatttgtatgttCACGTGTTGTCACATCAAATAAGGAGCAATCTTTATAATCTTTATAATCGTGAAACACAAGTTGTAGATTATGTAGCAACCACAATGtctatttttgttatatatctGCAGCTTCCTTACCTGGAAGTTCACATCATTGCATAGTTTACCAACTTGTTGCAGAATGAACTGTGAAATAAGATCATATATGCATGCTAATTATAATTACCGGCTCCgatttcactaaaaattaataattaatggaTGATCCGTTAACGATACGACAGcagataaattaaaatgttcaaGAAATTTCgttagaataaaatttttttaaacaatgattctgatattata is a window of Vigna unguiculata cultivar IT97K-499-35 chromosome 4, ASM411807v1, whole genome shotgun sequence DNA encoding:
- the LOC114182273 gene encoding putative pentatricopeptide repeat-containing protein At1g12700, mitochondrial — protein: MFSVNLTMSLSRTRLGFRLSYPILKFSHFLPNPSSFSFFHSQSQTSLLDHDNVYDAVSHFNKMLHMRTVPPIIEFTKMLGFLVRMKHYTTAIFLFKKMEFKGIHHDFFTLNILLNCFCHLAHMNFAFSVFGKILKMGYQPDTITLTTLMRGLCLKGEVKQALTFHDKVKTQGFSLDQITYGTLVNGLCKIGETKAAIKLLRIIEGRSTRPDVVMYNTIIDSLLKDELANKAYDLYSEMVDKGISPGIVTYNVLLHGSCIVGKLQEAIGFVNEMISNNIRPDIYTYNTLIDGLCKEGRVKEAEIVLGVIIRACVKPNIITFNSLMDGYCLINEVNGMEHVFDVMTQMEVTPDVYSYNIMINGLCKSKMMDEAINLFKKMYWRNVVPDIVTYNSLIDGLCKSGRISYVWDFIEEMHESGQQANIITFNSLLQALCQIHPDKTNELFMKMIEKDIQSSKYTYKVLIDGMCKDGLLKNARKVFQILLIKDYQLNFCTYNIMINCLCKKGLLDKVLILWSRMEDNGCMPGAITFEIVILSLFENGENEKAEKFLREMIARGLLK